A genomic region of Spea bombifrons isolate aSpeBom1 chromosome 9, aSpeBom1.2.pri, whole genome shotgun sequence contains the following coding sequences:
- the LOC128504319 gene encoding olfactory receptor 5V1-like, with translation MNRENQTAVKEIVLLGFQALHNFKIFYFLLFLMLYTLTLTGNVTIVTLVTVSPNLKHPMFFFLGHLSMTDIILTTNIVPNMLCAILKEGITVSLSACIVQLQFFGISLGAECLLLTVMSYDRYLAICNPLQYNSIMVAKLRLQLAVSCWLLGFIISFITVILVSKLDFCGPNFIDHFFCDLLPLLQLSCSDTFSVRLENILLGTPITLFPAIIIVITYVCIFNAIFKIPSTSGRQKTFSTCSSHLTVVAIFYGTLVTLYIIPSSGYSLNANKVLSLLYTVVTPLFNPIIYSLRNKEIRVAFKRYVF, from the coding sequence ATGAACAGAGAAAATCAGACCGCAGTCAAGGAAATCGTTCTTTTGGGATTCCAAGCACTTCACAACTTTAAGATCTTCTACTTCTTACTGTTTCTTATGTTATACACCCTGACATTAACTGGAAATGTCACCATTGTTACCCTGGTGACTGTTAGTCCCAACTTAAAGCACCCCATGTTCTTCTTCCTTGGACATCTTTCCATGACTGACATTATACTAACCACAAATATTGTACCCAATATGCTCTGTGCCATACTAAAGGAAGGAATAACCGTATCTCTTTCTGCTTGTATTGTCCAACTTCAGTTCTTTGGCATCTCTTTGGGTGCAGAATGTCTTCTTCTCACGGTGATGTCCTATGACCGGTATCTGGCGATTTGTAATCCATTGCAGTATAATTCCATCATGGTCGCCAAACTCCGTCTTCAGCTAGCGGTTTCTTGTTGGTTATTAGGTTTCATTATTTCGTTCATAACGGTAATTTTGGTAAGTAAATTGGATTTCTGTGGACCAAACTTTATCGACCACTTTTTCTGTGACCTTCTGCCTCTACTACAGCTTTCATGCTCAGACACCTTTAGCGTAAGGTTGGAAAATATCTTGCTTGGCACACCAATAACACTGTTTCCAGCCATCATCATAGTTATAACCTATGTCTGCATTTTTAACGCCATCTTCAAAATTCCATCGACCTCGGGGAGACAAAAGACCTTCTCCACTTGTAGCTCCCACCTGACCGTTGTTGCGATCTTTTACGGGACCCTGGTCACACTCTATATCATTCCTTCCAGTGGATATTCTTTGAATGCAAACAAGGTCCTCTCCTTGCTTTACACTGTGGTGACTCCATTGTTTAATCCTATCATATATAGTCTGAGGAACAAAGAGATAAGAGTGGCATTCAAAAGATACGTATTTTAA